Genomic window (Candidatus Binataceae bacterium):
CCCAGCCGCTGGGCGTGGGCAAGGACGGCGAGCCAGTCTATCTCAAGGATATCTGGCCCAGCGCCGATGAGATCCGCCAAGCGATGGCGGGGGCAATCGACTCCGCGATGTTTCGCCAGGAGTATGCCCACGTCTTCGAGGGCGACGAGCAATGGCGGGGGCTAGCGGTACCAACGGGCGAATTATTTGCCTGGCAGGCGGATTCAACCTACGTCAAGGCGCCGCCATTCTTCGATGGGATCGGCCCCAAGCCAACGCCGCTGAGCGATATTCGCGGCGCGCGGGTTCTGGCTCTGTTGGGTCATAGCGTGACCACGGATCATATCTCTCCCGCCGGCACGATTGAGGCCGATAGCCCGGCGGGCAGATATCTGATTGACCATGGCGTGGCGGTGCGCGACTTCAACACCTACGGCGCGCGCCGGGGAAATCATGAAGTGATGGTGCGCGGGACGTTTGCCAACATCCGCCTGCGCAACCTGCTCGTGCCCGGAGTCGAAGGCGGCTACACCGTCCATCTGCCCGACGGGGCCCAAGGCTCGATCTATGACGTCTCGCAGCAGTACATCAAGGAAGGGGTGCCTTTGTTGCTGATCGCGGGTAAGGAATACGGTTCGGGCTCCTCCCGCGACTGGGCTGCCAAGGGACCGCAGTTACTGGGAGTGAAGGCGGTGATCGCCGAGAGCTACGAACGTATCCATCGCAGCAACCTGGTTCAGATGGGTGTGCTGGCGCTGCAATTCATGCCTGGGCAGGGACGTGAGAGCCTGGGGCTGACTGGTCGCGAGAGCTACTCCATCGCGGGTGTAGCCGCGGTCAAACCTGGACAAAAACTCAAGGTGGTGGCCGAAGAAGACGGCAAGCGGAAGGAATTCGAAGTGCTGGCACGGGTGGATACACCCGAGGAAGTCGAGTACATCCGCCAGGGTGGGATTTTGCCCTACGTCCTACGCGAGCTGATTGCGTAAGGGCGAGATCTTCTATTTGCGGCCACCCGGCCCGCCTCGCCGATAGGTGGGTTGGGTGGCGCGCCGCCAAGTGCCATGGCGACCGAGCTTGCTGGGTATGCCCCTGCCCGCGTGGCACTTGCAAAGCAATTTCGCCAGCGAGCACTCCCAGCTTGTGCCTTATGCCCAAGGCCTCAGGCGCGACGGCTGTGGTCCAAAATGCTTCCCCTTCCATCCCTTTCGCCGAGGGGGCCAAAACTTCAACGTGGCTCTAAACCGTCGGACTTATACAAGCGGGCGTCAGTGTCACTTGGCATCGGCGGCTAGCGAAGCGGCATAACAGCCGCACCACGGCGTTGTTGATCTCGGCCAGAGCTTCGCCACGATAACCGACACTGTCGGCGCCGCGCCGGCGCATCATGCCCATCGTAGAGAGCCGCAGCAGTGCCGACACTCCCTGATAATAGCGTAAGCGGGGCAGATCCATCGGTGCCATCGCGTGGTACAGCGCCAGGTACAGGCCGTAGTAGAGCCGACGCAGGAAGTTGCCGGCGGGGTTGTCGCGCAGCCATCGTGGATCAGCCATCGCGGTAGTCCATAGGATGGTCGAGGTGGTTGCCACATCAAGATGACGATCGCCGAAATCGTAGGAGACCCAATCCAGAACTCCGCGCAGATGCCGTCCCTGGGCAATCACATTGAGGGGATGGTAATCGAGATGGAGTAGCGCGGGGGTGGTGGCAGAGAAGGCGCCGGCGCCGGCCCGCGCCAGGTGCAGGACCGGTGTCAGATCGGGTAGCGGACCGATAGTGGCGCGCTGCTCAATGGTTTGCAGGACGCGCTCCAGCAAAGAGGAGGTTGGCGATTGCACGCTTGCCAGCATCGGCGCCCCCTCGGCCAAGCCCAACGGCGCGGTTGCCAGCCGATGGAGCCGGACGTGGGCACGTACGAAAGGGATGAAAGCCGCCGAGAAGCCGTACGCGGCGTGCAGGAAGCTTGTCGCACCAAGCATGGGCGAGCCGCTCAACCGCGCCATTATGAGAAAGGGGGTGCCCAACGGCCGCGGATCCAGCTCGCACAAATAAGGGCAGGGGACGGGGAAGCCAGCCGCGCTCAGGGCCTTGAGCGCGGCGTATTCGCGCGCGCCCTTGCGAAGCGCAAGCGCGCCTTGGTAGCAGCGCAGGACCAGGGGCTGGCTGGCGGGGAGGGCATCATGGTGAGCACCGGCGGGCAGGCTGAACTGGTAGATGATGGTCTCCCAGCCACCAGCCAGGAGGCTGAATTCTACCGGCCGCAGGCCGAGATATTCGGCCAAGCCATTGGCCAGGTTAGTTTCCTGCTCCATCGCGACTCAGGAGGTTAGGCGGCGAAGCGAGCCGGTTCAAGTCAAACTCGTGACTATTTGTGTTCATCTGGCGCGTCGTTGAAAGTCACGCCGGATCTGCAACCAGGGGGGTAAGGCGGGTTTTGATGGCCGCTTACAAAGCGCGGCGCTAGACTTCACAAATGTGCGGTGTCTGCCGATGAAGGCGCTTGCGAGCAAGGTTAGAAGCAAGAGATCCACGGTGGTCGCGATTGAAGCCGCGCGCCGGCGGTTGCGACCGAGGGCGACGATGGCGCGCGCAAAGCTCAAGGTGCGGTTGCTGCTGCCGATGGCCTTGGTGATAGCCGCCGCCGCATTGATCGCGGGGGTGGTGATGAGCCTGAGCTACAGTGCGCACGGGAATTATGATTTGGCGGTTTTGGCGCCATTGTGGCTGCTCGGTCCCGGCCTGGTGCCGCTGCTAGTTGCGCTTTTGGATCGGCGCGAAAAACGTCGCGTGCCTACGCCGCCCTTGGTGCTGTCCCTGATGCGTCGCCCACGCCGCGCCCGCTAGCCGGGAAGGCGCTCGCCAGCCACATGTGGGGCGTCATGAAATTCGCGTTGGGAGTTCCGCGCTCGCTTGGAACTTATGCTGTTGGAGGACAGGTTGTTTAGGGGGCGGGAGACTCGGGAATGGTGGGATGCTGACCACCGCCCTCTTGTAATTTTTTTTGCATCAACGAGGAAATCAGCGGTCCGTGCGTATTGCTGATATCGATGGCAGCTTCCACCGACAGGCCCAGGCGCAATTGCTTATCGGGGGGAGCCGGCTTATCGAAGACGATCTTGACCGGTACCCGCTGCACGACCTTGACCCAGTTGCCAGTGGCATTTTCGGGTGGCAGCAGTGAGAAGGCGGCACCGGTGCCAAGCGCGATGGAATCGACCCGGCCCTCGAAGGTGAATCCGGGGTAGATGTCGGCGCTAACGGCGACCGGTTGCCCTACCCGCACATAGGTCAATTGGTTTTCCTTGAAATTGGCGGTCACGTACAAGCTGTCCACCGGCACAATCGCCAGCAGCGGCTCACCGGCTTCCACC
Coding sequences:
- a CDS encoding phosphotransferase, coding for MEQETNLANGLAEYLGLRPVEFSLLAGGWETIIYQFSLPAGAHHDALPASQPLVLRCYQGALALRKGAREYAALKALSAAGFPVPCPYLCELDPRPLGTPFLIMARLSGSPMLGATSFLHAAYGFSAAFIPFVRAHVRLHRLATAPLGLAEGAPMLASVQSPTSSLLERVLQTIEQRATIGPLPDLTPVLHLARAGAGAFSATTPALLHLDYHPLNVIAQGRHLRGVLDWVSYDFGDRHLDVATTSTILWTTAMADPRWLRDNPAGNFLRRLYYGLYLALYHAMAPMDLPRLRYYQGVSALLRLSTMGMMRRRGADSVGYRGEALAEINNAVVRLLCRFASRRCQVTLTPACISPTV